The Parambassis ranga chromosome 1, fParRan2.1, whole genome shotgun sequence genome includes a region encoding these proteins:
- the map1lc3c gene encoding microtubule-associated protein 1 light chain 3 gamma, whose translation MPPFDKTPLQNKPFKQRKSFATRKQEVAGIRTKFPNKIPVIIERYDREKFLPPLDKTKFLVPHELTMTQFVTIIRNRMALLPSQAFYLLINNSGLASMSLTMAQVYKDHQDEDGFLYMTYASQEMFGH comes from the exons aTGCCGCCGTTTGACAAAACCCCGCTGCAGAACAAACCCTTCAAACAGAGGAAGAGCTTCG CCACCAGGAAGCAGGAGGTGGCAGGAATCCGGACCAAGTTCCCCAACAAGATCCCG GTCATCATCGAGCGCTACGACAGGGAGAAGTTCCTGCCGCCGCTGGACAAGACCAAGTTCCTGGTTCCCCACGAGCTCACCATGACCCAGTTCGTCACCATCATCAG GAACCGGATGGCCCTGCTGCCCAGCCAGGCCTTCTACCTGCTCATCAACAACAGTGGCCTGGCCAGCATGTCCCTCACCATGGCTCAGGTCTACAAAGACCACCAGGACGAGGACGGCTTCCTCTACATGACCTATGCCTCGCAGGAGATGTTTGGACACTGA